The uncultured Methanoregula sp. genomic sequence CGCCGAGCGGATCATCCCGGAGAATATCCTGGCCGGCAGACACGATCAGGACATCCGGCCGGAAACGTACGAGCGCGGGAAGAAAAATTTCCCGGAATACTGCTGAATAATCTGCAATCGTTGAGCCTGCCATAAGCGGTGCATTGATCGTGTAGCCTTCTCCGTCACCGATTCCCGTCTCTCCAACACGGCCTGAATAGGGAAAAAAATATTCCTGGTGCACGGAACAGAACAGAACCCGGTCCGTTCCATAGAATGCATGCTGGGTGCCGTTCCCGTGGTGGACATCCCAGTCCACTACGGCAACCCGCGGAACATGCATCAGGGCATATGCCGCAGCAACCGCGACATTATTGAACAGACAGAACCCCATGGCACGGTTGTATTCGGCATGGTGTCCCGGCGGGCGCACCAGGGCAAAACAATGCACTCCGGAACGTGACTGATCTACTGCTGCAATAACTGCCCCTGCTGCATTCAGGGCGATATCGTAAGAATCCGGTGTGATGTAGGTGTCTGCATCGATGTAGCCGGGGCCGCGAAGGTCCCTGCATCGCTGCCTGAGCCATTCAACATAATGGGGGTCATGTACCCGGAGAATGTCTTCCGGGGATGCAGGTTCTGCAGTATGGGAGGGAACATCCGGGGGAATTCCCGAACAGACCTGGGCCAGACGGGAGGCACACTCGGGATGTCCGGGGTTGTCATGTCTTTTGCCGGAAGGATCCAGAATCGCACAGCAGCGTCCTTTTTGGCCCATGCCACACTTCCCGTACGTTATCCGAGGGGATACGGGACTGTTGCAGGTTTCAGCATATCCGTTTTGCGCTCATGGGATGATACAACGGCGAACAGGAAACGGGTTAAAAAAATAATCCGGAGCATGAACCGGATTTTGAAGCTCCCGGGAGCGACGGATTGTTTCTATGAGGCGCTCTAAAAACAAAAACCGTTATTCCCCGGCAAGATGTTCTGCCAGGCTGGCAGAACAGGCCGGGCAGAGCATCTTTTTCTTCCGGTCCAGTTCGTCAAGCGTGTCCGGTCTGAACATGATACATTCGCCGTTCTCGCAATGATCGAGTCCCAGCAGGTGCCCGACTTCGTGCGCACCTTCCTTGGTTATCCTGTCAATCAGGTCGTCGTCATCCGCAGGTCGCCCGTAATATTCATTACCCAGGCGGGCAGTCGAGACAACCGCTGCACCAACAACCTGGCGGGCAAGGCCAAAAACAAAACTGTTGCCATTCCTGAAAAGATCCTGGTTGACGACAAGGAGCACCGGATCGCTTATCCCGTGCCGGTGTTTATAGGTCTGGACACTGTCAAGGAGTGCCTGTGCATCGATCTGCCTGCGACCAACCACATATCCCATCATGCGGACGTGGTTCTCTGAAACCGATGACGGGACACCGAGCACTGCAGAGATCTTACGGGCAACCGGCATCTGGAGACCCTCGGGGGACCCCGAATCCCAAAAGATATGGATATGCATCGCTATATTCTGTTGGAATGGGCTCCTATAAACATATTGAGAATTCCATCGGCGAGTATATAGCCAGCCGTTACACCCGCGCCATTGAAGTGGGTATCGGGCATAATACCACGGCGGCAGAGATTCTCAACAGCGCAGGAATACTTTCCCGCGCCACCGATATTAAAACAATTCCCGACAGCCCGATCCCGGTTACGGTTGATGACGTGTTCGATCCTGCATTCTCCCTTTACGAGCGGGCAGATGTCATCTACGCGATCCGCCCGGCGATCGAGATGATCCCGCCCCTTATCTCCCTTGCAAGGAGAGCCGGCTCCGATCTTATCGTGTACCACCTGGGGTTCGAAACCTATGGGGACGGGGGAGAGAAAATAGACTGCGGGGTTATGCTCCACCGGTATGTGACGCGATCAGAACCCGTCAAAAAGGGTTGACTGGGTTTTTGCCGGGCTTTTTTTCTCAGGAACTAACGCTGGCTCCGCCGGTTCTGGTGGGACGGCCGGTACCGGTGTGGCCGGAAGGCTTTCCTGTTTTGGCATTTTTTCCTTTTTTGGTTTTTTCTGCTCCTTCTGCTCCCTGAGATCTTTTTCCTTCTCTTTCTCTTCCAGGGCCAGGGTTTTTATTACTTCAAGGGACCGGGCGCGATCATTTAAGAAGAAATTAAGCTGATCGGCGTCAAACGCCATCTCCCGGGCATAACCGGCGGGATCCCGTTCAACGAGCATCGAGACCGTGCCAAGATAACTCTCCCGCAGGGTATTCTGGGGGATATGCATCAGGCCGGATACCTTGTTCAGGGTTGCCACCCGGATCGCTTTCTGCTTCTTTGCTGTCGACATCCGCTGCCAGCGTTCCGGCGGCATGATCCGGGCATGGATACCTTTTCCCCCCGCGGCATCGGCAGTCCCGAGGAGCATGATCGCCGTAGCGTACCGCCAGAGAGTGTGATACTGCCGCCGGTACGTATAGCCAAGATACTCATCTGCCCGGGCAAGATGGCGGTATGCCAGCCCGGTTGCCTGCGCGTCGGGCATCTGGTGAACGCTTCCTTCGACCCATTGTTCGATAGTTTCCGGCGTATCATCGACATCGTACGAAAGACGCATCAGTTCGCTGTCAGGTGTTTTATCGAACAGGGCCGTAATCAGCGAGAAGATCGAGACACGTTCATCCTTCTGCGAAGTATGAACCCCGGAATCCTCGAGACTGGTACGCCCGATTGAAGAGGCATAGAGCATGTTAACCGCAGACCGGATATCCCCTTCAGCACTCTCGGCAATGGCATGGACTGCTGCATCGCTGCAGGCAATCTTTTCGGCTGCACACAGATATTTGAGCCGCGGGGCAATCGAACGGGCCGGAAGTGCCTTGAACTGGACCGGGTCACAGCGGGCGCGGATTTCAGGTGAAAGGCCGTAGAGATCGTTGGCTATCAGGACCATCGGCTGCCGGGTTTCCCGGATGCATTCAATGATCGCCTTTGCACCACCACGATCCGAGGTTCCCTGCAGGTTGTCGGCCTCGTCGAGAATGATAAGCTTCCGGGAAGCGCCGGTAAGGCTTGCCGTAGTACTGCCAGCGCCGGCAATCCGTTCTATGACTGCGGCAGTCCGCTGGTCACTCGCATTGAGCTCGATCATCTCCCAGTTCATATCATTGGCAAGGGCATGGGCAACTGAGGTCTTGCCAATTCCGGGTTTTCCGTAGATGAGCAGGGGCTTTGATTTTCGCGTCCAGTTCTTCGCCCACTCGGCTACCTGCCGGACTGCTGTCGCGTTGCCAACGATGTCAGCAAGGTGTGCAGGCCGGTATTTTTCTGCCCAGTCCATACCAACACGTTGACCGTGGATCAGATAAAATCACTCCTGCAGATGCGAGAGTCCTGCTATCGGAGTCAGAACAAATAAATTATCTCTGATGACGCGAAAATAGCATAGACGCAATTATTTTAGACAATGTTCAGGTGATGTCGTGGTCCAGAGCTGCTCGACAGAGACGATAGCAAAAGTTGTCAGGGAATACGAGGGTGTCAGGAGAAAGCATACCATCGGCGAGATGGTCAGGGCGCTGAAGATCGATGCCCCGCATGTTGTCGCCTCATTTGGTGAGGATGCAGCAGTTATCGAACACAATGGTGAGGCGCTTCTCCTTGCAGCGGACGGCATCTGGAGCAAACTCATGGAGGCAGACCCGTACTGGGCAGGATACTGCTCGGTCCTTGTCAACATCCATGATATTGCTGCCATGGGAGGACGGCCGATCGCGATGGTGGATATCTTTTCCATATCAAAATCCACGGTACAGGAACTGGTGGTCAAAGGCATGCACGACGCATCAGCCCAGTTCGGTGTCCCGATCGTCGGAGGGCATCTCCACCCGGACGCCCCGTACAGTGTTATCGATGTTTCCATTCTGGGCTCCGCCCGGCTCGATTCCATCATTTACAGCCACACTGCGCAGGAAGGCGACTGCGTGGTTGCGGCGATCGATCTTTCCGGCCGTGTCCACCCGTCCTGTGCGCTCAACTGGGATTCCGTGACCATGAAATCTGCCGCCCAGGTCAGGGCGCAGATCGCCGTGCTCGAAACGATCGGGAGAAAACACCTGGTCACCGCGGGAAAAGATATCAGCAACCCCGGCATCATCGGTACGCTCGGCATGCTCCTGGAAGTGAGCGGCAAGGGTGCGGAGATCGATCTCGACCTGATTCCAAAACCTCCTCTTGCAGCGAACAACATAACGTTCGAGCTGTGGGTACGGATGTACCCCGGCATGGGATTCATCCTGACTGCAAACAAGGCGCATGTTGCAGAACTGATCCGGGTTTTCCATGAAGTCGGTATTACGGCAAAAGAGATCGGCACCGTCAACAACAGCAGGGAACTGCGGATCCGGTATGACGGCAACGAGACGCAGGTTTTCGACTTCGTCAACAACGGGATCATGCACCTCGCGGAAGAGGACATTGCATGCCTGCCGCACTGAAACGTATCGGGATCGGTATTGCAGAGGATCCGGAAAAAGTCCTCGGGAGTGCGGAAACGGTAAGCGGTCCGTTCGAAACGATCTGTTACTGCAGGCCGGGCTGTATCGGGCAAAAAACGGTTAATAATGCAGTCCGTATCAAAGAAGATCCGCATCCCGAAGAGGCAATGATCAACGACCTGATGGCAGGGAAGATCGATGCTGCCGTGAGAGGAACGCTGCCAGCGAATACAACCTTAAAAGCGCTTAAGAAAGCAGAAGGGGTGGATCACCTCGAACGCATCGCGCTGCTCGAAACCGTCCACGGGACAAAATTCCTTCTCACCCCGGTCGGTGTCGACGAAGGATGGACGGTTCCCGAGAAAGTGGAACTGATAAAAAAAGGGCGGGTTATCGCAAAAAAATTCGGCCTTAAGGAAAAGGTGGGCGTGCTCTCAGGAGGACGACTGGGGGATGTCGGCAGGCACAGGCAGGTGGATGCCAGCATGGCTGATGCTGAGCTGGTTGCCCGGATTGCCGGGGCAGAGCACTGTGAGATCCTGATTGAGGATGCCATTCAGGACTGCGGACTGATCATCGCACCGGATGGGATTTCCGGCAACCTTGTCTTCCGGACCCTCACGTTCCTTGGGGGCGGTTTTGGTCATGGCGCGCCCGTAGTAAATATCAGCAGAATTTTCGTGGATACTTCGCGCGCCTCACCAAATTACACGAATGCGCTATTGCTCGCAGCATCTTTGTTGGAATAATTTAAAACGCTATATATGCCTTCTTTTTTTGAAAAGGGTCTTTAAATTCGTTTTAAAAATATTCTGCGAAATTCTGAACCCCGTTCTTTACTTGCTTTGCAGGATGCCCTCCAATATCGTAATACTGAGTAAATTATCGTATTTTCCCAAAAAGTATTTAAATATACCAATATACTTTCTTTTTGAGGTTAGAAACATGGCAGATTTACCAATCGCCGCAGTTGTAAGGATTGCAAAGAAGAACGGAGCCGAAAGAGTAGGAAGCGATGCAGCAGAAGCCCTTGTTGTAAAGGCTGAGAAGTACATCGCCCAGCTGACAAAGGAAGCCAACAAGCTTGCCGAGCACGCTGGCAGAAAGACCATCAAGAAAGAAGATGTTGACCTGGCAGCAAAGTCCAACTGATCAACTCTTTTTTCTCGCAGATTTGTAAGTATTCTTTTCGTAATGTTATCAATCACGTTTTCGTGTGAATTTTTTTAATAAAATTGTCCTCGTTGTTCATTTCCAATGACCATCCTGCAATCCCTTCCCGCAAATATTTTTTACTCGAATTTTCATCATATAATAAACAAAAACCTTTTCCTCCATCTATCACGTAGTTTAACCATAGAGAATAACTATTAACCCTACAAATTCAGATACACGGTCGTCGAAAGGAGAACGAGTAAAAGGGGGTTAATAGTAATCCTCCATAATCTTAAAAAAACGCCACAAGGAAACCAATCGATTAAATTGAGTGTGGTGATTTATGGGAATAGTTTCAAGGATTAAACGTTTTTTCCAAAAGATATGGAGGGAAATTTATCCATACCGCCTACATTCCAAGAAATCTAGGAAGCAATTTAGAGACCCTGTTCCTGCTAATTCAATAAATAAAACCATCATCAGTTTGGTAAATTATGAACGAAAGAAACGAGGTTTACCGTTAGTAATATTTGATCCATCATTAGAATATCACGCTATTAGTTGGAGTAAACGTATGGCTCACGAAAGGCGGTTATTCCACAGTGGAACCGTCCTTGAAAATTGTTGTATGGTCTCTGCAAATGGTTCACCAAAATCTATTGCAAAGAGCGCATTTTATTGTTGGAAAGGAAGCACCCCCCATTGGACTTGGATGATGCATCCAAAAATAGAGAGAGTTGCATTTGGATATTGGATTAATGGTAAGTATGCATATGGAGCATATGCATTCAATAATCCATAATGCTAGTCACACGAACCCTGAAAATCGAATGGCTTTTTCCTAATAGATTTTAGGATTCTACCCACCCCCTTCGGGGGTCGCTCGACCGCCTCGTCGGGGCCTCGCTGGGCAGGTTGGTTTATGGGGATATCCACTTCCTGAACCGCCGCGGGGGCGTCCCTTCGGGGGCGGCGGCGTTCATCATATTTGGGGGTATGGGGGCATCAGCCCCCATCTTGGTAACCAACCCGATACAAGGGTTACCCAATAAAACAAGAATAAATCTTATTAATTATCTTCACATCATCCGTTCATGTCGGACAGATCAAAACTTCCCTTTTGTGCTGCGGACCGTTTTCTTATCCCCGGTTATCGAGAGTGCTTCCCCAAGGGCAATCCCGAAGGCTTTGAATACGGCTTCGCACTTGTGGTGATCGTTCCGGCCCGAGAAACTGATATGAGCAGTTATTCCGGCCCGGGTGCAGAGCGAGTAAAAGAAATGCTCAAAGAGATCTGACGGGATCCCGCCAACCGCTTTGTTGCCGAATGAACCGGTCCAGACCAGATAACTCCGTCCCCCGCAATCGAGCGTTACCTGTGCAAGCGACTCGTCCATGGGAATGATCGCATGGGAAAAACGCTTCATACCCTTTCCTTCGCCAATTGCCTGCTTTATGGCATCGCCGAGCACGATCCCGATATCTTCAACCGTATGGTGGCAGTCCACGTGGAGATCCCCCTTTGCCGCAAGGGTCATATCGAACCCCCCGTGTCTCGCCATTGCATTAAGCATATGATCAAAGAACGGCACACCGCTGTCCGCCATTACCTTTCCTGCACCATCCGGATCGAGCCGGATTGCGATCGTTGTTTCCTTTGTTTCCCGCCTGACTTCCACCATTCTCATAGGCATTCCTCCAGTGCATCTTTTAAGGATATCTTTCCGCTGTACAGGGATGATCCAAGGACTGCCCCGTACGCCCCGGCCTCCTTCAGCCCGTTCACGTCGGACCGGGATGACACTCCGCCGGCAACAACGACCGGGATGGTCACGTGATCGATCAGATTCCTGACCGGCTCAAACCGGACTCCCTGCTGGAGCCCCTCGACATCCACGTTCGTGTAGAGCAGGGAGCCGGCCCCCAGTTCCTCGAACCGTTTTGCCCAGTCAAGATAGCCCCCGGCAGTTTCCTGCCAGCCATGGACAGCGATCTGGCCGCCTTTCGCATCAACCCCCGCCATGATCCGGTCGCTTCCGAAC encodes the following:
- the hisB gene encoding imidazoleglycerol-phosphate dehydratase HisB, with the translated sequence MRMVEVRRETKETTIAIRLDPDGAGKVMADSGVPFFDHMLNAMARHGGFDMTLAAKGDLHVDCHHTVEDIGIVLGDAIKQAIGEGKGMKRFSHAIIPMDESLAQVTLDCGGRSYLVWTGSFGNKAVGGIPSDLFEHFFYSLCTRAGITAHISFSGRNDHHKCEAVFKAFGIALGEALSITGDKKTVRSTKGKF
- the mtxX gene encoding methanogenesis marker protein Mmp4/MtxX, which gives rise to MPAALKRIGIGIAEDPEKVLGSAETVSGPFETICYCRPGCIGQKTVNNAVRIKEDPHPEEAMINDLMAGKIDAAVRGTLPANTTLKALKKAEGVDHLERIALLETVHGTKFLLTPVGVDEGWTVPEKVELIKKGRVIAKKFGLKEKVGVLSGGRLGDVGRHRQVDASMADAELVARIAGAEHCEILIEDAIQDCGLIIAPDGISGNLVFRTLTFLGGGFGHGAPVVNISRIFVDTSRASPNYTNALLLAASLLE
- a CDS encoding UPF0146 family protein, producing the protein MGSYKHIENSIGEYIASRYTRAIEVGIGHNTTAAEILNSAGILSRATDIKTIPDSPIPVTVDDVFDPAFSLYERADVIYAIRPAIEMIPPLISLARRAGSDLIVYHLGFETYGDGGEKIDCGVMLHRYVTRSEPVKKG
- a CDS encoding histone deacetylase — its product is MGQKGRCCAILDPSGKRHDNPGHPECASRLAQVCSGIPPDVPSHTAEPASPEDILRVHDPHYVEWLRQRCRDLRGPGYIDADTYITPDSYDIALNAAGAVIAAVDQSRSGVHCFALVRPPGHHAEYNRAMGFCLFNNVAVAAAYALMHVPRVAVVDWDVHHGNGTQHAFYGTDRVLFCSVHQEYFFPYSGRVGETGIGDGEGYTINAPLMAGSTIADYSAVFREIFLPALVRFRPDVLIVSAGQDILRDDPLGGMNLLPEDLRVLTGMVKSAVECPLALALEGGYGPSHGAAVSGIFSALMADCDLPPDTEPSVHTRDIISCLKDLHRLT
- a CDS encoding archaemetzincin family Zn-dependent metalloprotease — translated: MHIHIFWDSGSPEGLQMPVARKISAVLGVPSSVSENHVRMMGYVVGRRQIDAQALLDSVQTYKHRHGISDPVLLVVNQDLFRNGNSFVFGLARQVVGAAVVSTARLGNEYYGRPADDDDLIDRITKEGAHEVGHLLGLDHCENGECIMFRPDTLDELDRKKKMLCPACSASLAEHLAGE
- a CDS encoding replication factor C large subunit produces the protein MDWAEKYRPAHLADIVGNATAVRQVAEWAKNWTRKSKPLLIYGKPGIGKTSVAHALANDMNWEMIELNASDQRTAAVIERIAGAGSTTASLTGASRKLIILDEADNLQGTSDRGGAKAIIECIRETRQPMVLIANDLYGLSPEIRARCDPVQFKALPARSIAPRLKYLCAAEKIACSDAAVHAIAESAEGDIRSAVNMLYASSIGRTSLEDSGVHTSQKDERVSIFSLITALFDKTPDSELMRLSYDVDDTPETIEQWVEGSVHQMPDAQATGLAYRHLARADEYLGYTYRRQYHTLWRYATAIMLLGTADAAGGKGIHARIMPPERWQRMSTAKKQKAIRVATLNKVSGLMHIPQNTLRESYLGTVSMLVERDPAGYAREMAFDADQLNFFLNDRARSLEVIKTLALEEKEKEKDLREQKEQKKPKKEKMPKQESLPATPVPAVPPEPAEPALVPEKKSPAKTQSTLFDGF
- a CDS encoding histone family protein, with product MADLPIAAVVRIAKKNGAERVGSDAAEALVVKAEKYIAQLTKEANKLAEHAGRKTIKKEDVDLAAKSN
- a CDS encoding CAP domain-containing protein gives rise to the protein MGIVSRIKRFFQKIWREIYPYRLHSKKSRKQFRDPVPANSINKTIISLVNYERKKRGLPLVIFDPSLEYHAISWSKRMAHERRLFHSGTVLENCCMVSANGSPKSIAKSAFYCWKGSTPHWTWMMHPKIERVAFGYWINGKYAYGAYAFNNP
- a CDS encoding methanogenesis marker 2 protein, with the protein product MVQSCSTETIAKVVREYEGVRRKHTIGEMVRALKIDAPHVVASFGEDAAVIEHNGEALLLAADGIWSKLMEADPYWAGYCSVLVNIHDIAAMGGRPIAMVDIFSISKSTVQELVVKGMHDASAQFGVPIVGGHLHPDAPYSVIDVSILGSARLDSIIYSHTAQEGDCVVAAIDLSGRVHPSCALNWDSVTMKSAAQVRAQIAVLETIGRKHLVTAGKDISNPGIIGTLGMLLEVSGKGAEIDLDLIPKPPLAANNITFELWVRMYPGMGFILTANKAHVAELIRVFHEVGITAKEIGTVNNSRELRIRYDGNETQVFDFVNNGIMHLAEEDIACLPH
- the hisA gene encoding 1-(5-phosphoribosyl)-5-[(5-phosphoribosylamino)methylideneamino]imidazole-4-carboxamide isomerase; amino-acid sequence: MRIFPAVDILGGRCVQLVQGKRESATAYGNPLDCATRWLDEGADALHVINLDGAFGSARKNAGLIADIIKKTGVEIELGGGIRSLEDAKHWLDTGVSRIIISTLATQKPDSIRVLADEFGSDRIMAGVDAKGGQIAVHGWQETAGGYLDWAKRFEELGAGSLLYTNVDVEGLQQGVRFEPVRNLIDHVTIPVVVAGGVSSRSDVNGLKEAGAYGAVLGSSLYSGKISLKDALEECL